One Engystomops pustulosus chromosome 7, aEngPut4.maternal, whole genome shotgun sequence DNA window includes the following coding sequences:
- the LRRC4C gene encoding leucine-rich repeat-containing protein 4C yields the protein MLNKMTLHPQQMMIGPRFNRALFDPLFIVLLALQLLVVAGLVRAQTCPSVCSCSNQFSKVICTRRNLREVPDGISTNTRQLNLHENQIQIIKVDSFKHLRHLEVLQLSRNHIRTIEIGAFNGLANLNTLELFDNRLTTIPNGAFEYLSKLKELWLRNNPIESIPSYAFNRIPSLRRLDLGEMKRLSYISEGAFEGLSNLKYLNLGMCNLREIPNLTPLVKLDELDLSGNHLSVLRPGSFQGLTHLQKLWIMHSQIQVIERNAFDDLQSLVELNLAHNNLTLLPHDLFTPLHNLQRIQLHHNPWNCNCDILWLSWWLKEIVTTGSTCCARCATPSSLKGTHIAELDQNYFTCYAPVIVEPPADLNVTEGMAAELKCRASTSLTYVSWITPNGSIMTHGAYKVRISVLNDGTLNFTNVTARDTGLYTCIVSNSAGNTTASATLNVTATDPGYTYFSTVTVETMEPSQDEARTTEHHVGPTPLIDWETTNATTSLMPQSTRSTEKPYTIPVTDANSGMPGIDEVMKTTKIIIGCFVAITLMAAVMLVIFYKMRKQHHRKNHHAPTRTVEIINVDDELTADTPIESHLPMPAIEHEHLNHYNSYKSPFNHTTTVNTINSIHSSVHEPLLIRASSKDNVQETQI from the coding sequence ATGTTGAACAAGATGACATTACATCCACAGCAGATGATGATAGGTCCTAGGTTCAACAGGGCCTTATTTGACCCCCTTTTTATTGTGCTGTTGGCTCTTCAGCTCCTGGTGGTGGCCGGCTTGGTTAGGGCTCAGACTTGCCCTTCTGTATGTTCCTGCAGTAACCAGTTCAGCAAGGTCATTTGCACCAGGAGGAACCTGCGTGAAGTCCCCGATGGTATCTCCACCAACACCAGGCAGCTGAACCTTCATGAGAACCAGATCCAGATCATCAAAGTGGACAGCTTCAAACACTTGCGACACTTAGAAGTTTTGCAGTTGAGTAGGAATCACATTAGGACTATTGAAATCGGGGCCTTTAATGGCTTGGCCAACCTGAACACATTGGAACTCTTCGACAATCGTCTGACCACCATTCCCAATGGAGCTTTTGAGTATTTGTCAAAACTGAAGGAACTTTGGTTGCGGAACAATCCCATAGAGAGTATTCCATCCTATGCTTTTAACCGCATCCCTTCACTCCGTAGGTTGGATTTGGGGGAAATGAAAAGATTATCCTACATTTCCGAAGGGGCGTTTGAAGGGCTTTCGAACCTTAAGTATCTGAACCTCGGGATGTGCAACCTAAGAGAAATCCCCAACCTCACCCCTCTTGTCAAACTAGACGAGCTTGACCTTTCTGGGAATCACCTTTCCGTGCTCAGACCGGGATCATTCCAAGGGTTAACCCATTTGCAAAAACTTTGGATCATGCATTCCCAAATTCAGGTCATCGAAAGGAATGCATTCGACGATCTTCAGTCTCTGGTGGAGCTTAATTTGGCACATAATAACCTAACTTTACTGCCTCACGACCTTTTTACACCTCTCCATAACCTGCAAAGGATTCAGTTGCACCACAATCCTTGGAACTGCAACTGTGACATCCTTTGGCTTAGCTGGTGGTTGAAGGAGATAGTTACGACCGGCAGTACGTGTTGTGCCCGGTGTGCCACCCCTTCTAGTTTAAAGGGTACTCACATTGCAGAGTTGGACCAGAATTATTTTACTTGTTACGCCCCAGTGATTGTGGAGCCGCCCGCTGATCTGAATGTCACAGAGGGGATGGCGGCCGAACTCAAATGTCGGGCATCCACGTCATTGACTTATGTTAGTTGGATTACTCCAAATGGATCCATTATGACCCACGGGGCCTACAAGGTGCGCATTTCTGTGCTCAATGATGGTACGTTAAATTTTACTAATGTAACCGCGAGGGATACTGGATTGTATACATGCATAGTGAGCAACTCAGCAGGGAACACCACTGCCTCGGCGACGCTGAATGTGACTGCCACCGATCCCGGTTACACATACTTTTCCACCGTCACTGTAGAGACTATGGAACCATCTCAGGATGAGGCGAGGACCACGGAGCACCACGTGGGTCCTACACCACTCATTGACTGGGAAACCACAAATGCAACCACCTCGCTTATGCCACAGAGCACAAGGTCCACAGAGAAGCCCTATACCATACCGGTTACGGATGCAAACAGTGGAATGCCCGGGATCGACGAGGTTATGAAGACCACCAAAATTATTATTGGCTGTTTTGTGGCCATCACCCTTATGGCAGCTGTCATGTTGGTTATTTTCTACAAGATGAGGAAGCAGCACCATAGGAAGAACCATCACGCCCCAACGCGGACTGTTGAGATTATAAACGTGGACGACGAACTGACAGCGGACACGCCCATCGAGAGCCACTTGCCTATGCCGGCGATAGAGCACGAGCATCTAAACCACTATAACTCCTATAAGTCTCCTTTTAATCAC